The Leucobacter viscericola sequence GTTGCCCTCGGTCGCGCGGCCCGCAACCCCATCATCGTGGCTTCGGTCTTGGGGTTTTTGGTCGCGCTCGTGCAGCTGCCGATTCCGAGTATTGTCATGGGCCCGATCGACATGCTGGGCCAGGCTGCGATTCCGATGGTGCTCATGAGTTTCGGTATCTCGCTTCGCGGGCAGCGCGCACTGCAGCCCGGGTCGGGTCGCGGGGCGGTGTTCACGGCGTCGGGCATCAAGGTGCTGCTAATGCCGCTCCTGGCGTGGAGCATCGGCACCGCGTTTGGGCTCGGCCCGCACGAGGTTTTCGTGGCGACCACCATCGCAGCTCTGCCGACGGCCCAGAACGTTTACAACTACGCCGCGACCTACCGCCGTGCCGAAACGATGGTGCGCGACACGGTGTTTTTGACGACATTTGCCTCGATCCCGGTTATTGCCGGTGTTGCCTGGTTGCTCGGCGGGTAGATGCGCGGGAATATTTGTTCCGTTCACGCCGTTTTACCCCTGCGGACAGCACGTCCCGCACAACATTAAAGTAGGAGACCACCCCGTGAATCCGCGCATTGCCCAGACCAGCGCCCCGCTCATCGACACGCTCGCAGAACGCTGGAGCCCGCGATCCTTCGACACCGAGCACTCGCTCCCCGAGGGCGCGCTCCGTGGCATTTTTGAAGCGGCGCGTTGGGCGCCGAGCGCGAACAACTCACAGCCCTGGCGCTTCATCATTGCCCGTCGCGGCAGCGAGAGCTTCGCAAAGATCGAGTCCTCCCTGCTCGGTTTCAACCAGACCTGGGCGGGCAACGCTGCGGCCCTCGTGGTGAACATCGCCGAGACCGAGGATGCAGAGGGCAAGGCTCGCCCCTGGGCCGAGTACGACCTCGGCCAGGCAGTCGCGCACCTCAGCGTTCAGGCGCAGAGTGAGGGTCTCCACCTGCACCAGATGGGCGGCTTCGACCGCGAGGCGATCCGCACGGCCTTCGAGCTCGAAGCTCGCTTCTTGCCGGTTTCGGTCACCGCCATCGGCGCCATTGGCTCGCTCGAGCAGCTTCCCGAGGCACTGCGCGAACGCGAGGCGGCCCCTCGCGTTCGGATGCCGCTCGAAGACCTCGTGCTACTGCGCGACTAGTTCGCCTCGCGCGCGTCGGGCTCGGGGATACTGCCCCGCCCCCGGCGAGTGCCCACCTCATTGACGAATGCCCACCTTCGCTGCATGCGCGGAAGGTGGGCATTCGGTGTTTACGTGGGCGCTAGCGGGCCAGGAGTCGATCGGCGACCGGCGACCGGCGACCGGCGACCGGCGACCGGCGACCGGCGAGGTTACCGACTAGGAGGCGGTGTCCACCGTAACGACGTCTTCTTGGGGGCCATCGAGACGCAGGGCCCGAACGAGCTCGGCCGCGTGTACGGTAGAAATGATCACGCGTGAGTAGTGCTCGAACTCGCCCACCCAGCCACGATCCTCAGCTGCGTGTTCCTGCGTCTCAAAGTCGAGCACAACCGCATCGCGGCCAGCCCGTGCAAGCACAAAGTCTCTGCCGCCCAGGCTGCGCCAGGTGCCCAGGGCAAGCTTGCCCGGCACGTGGGTGCCGGGAGAGCGTACTCCTCGGATCCACACCCAGGGATCATCAGTGATGATGGCCGACGTGATCGCATCCCTGCTCAGGGTGAGGTCGCGGCGATGCATCGCAGCAAGTTTTTCCGCGGGTGTGAGCCGGATGACGATCCGCTCACCGTGAATCTCGACTCTAGCCATGGTCTTAGTCCAGCATGTCACTCTGATCGATGACTGATTCGACCGTGTCAATCAACGCCTGCGTAAGCGGTGAATCTTGGTCGTCACGCAGCCCGACATCGGCGGCAGCCTTTCGAGCGTTGGCACCGACGCAGGCAACGAGAGTCGAATCAGGCAGGTTCGAGAACTGCGAGGCGACCTCTTCTGCGATCTTCGTCGACGCCACCAGAATCGCGTTGATACGACCCGACTCGATGTCTTCACGAATGTGCACTGAGGCGGGAACCCCGACGGTTCGGAACGCGAGCACCTGGGTCACGTTGTGCCCGCGGCCAATCAGCCCCTCGGTGAGCACCGGCACGGCCACATCCGAGCGAAGGGTAAGCACCTTCAGCACCTCGGGGGTGTCAGTCTCGGTCCACTCTTCGAGCAGCGCGTGTGTGCTGTTCTCCTGGCTCGGCGTGCGAGTCACCGGATACCCGGCGTTACGGAAGGCAACAGCGGTTGCCTCGCCCACGAGGGCAACCTGTGTTCGTTCATTGATCACTGCATTGTGATGCGTCAGGACGTCAGCGACGGTTGAGCTTGTCGCCGTCATCCAGTCAAAGCGTCCAGCCTCAAGATCTTTGAGCGCCTCAACAAGCTTGTCTTCTTCGCTCGTGTGAGCAAAGTCAACAAGTGGCGCGATCACAGTGTGCGCGCCCTGCTCGCGTAGAGCCTGTGCAACCAAGTCACCCCAGGTGC is a genomic window containing:
- a CDS encoding uroporphyrinogen-III synthase → MSAESKPLSGLRVLIPRGGTWGDLVAQALREQGAHTVIAPLVDFAHTSEEDKLVEALKDLEAGRFDWMTATSSTVADVLTHHNAVINERTQVALVGEATAVAFRNAGYPVTRTPSQENSTHALLEEWTETDTPEVLKVLTLRSDVAVPVLTEGLIGRGHNVTQVLAFRTVGVPASVHIREDIESGRINAILVASTKIAEEVASQFSNLPDSTLVACVGANARKAAADVGLRDDQDSPLTQALIDTVESVIDQSDMLD
- a CDS encoding nitroreductase family protein gives rise to the protein MNPRIAQTSAPLIDTLAERWSPRSFDTEHSLPEGALRGIFEAARWAPSANNSQPWRFIIARRGSESFAKIESSLLGFNQTWAGNAAALVVNIAETEDAEGKARPWAEYDLGQAVAHLSVQAQSEGLHLHQMGGFDREAIRTAFELEARFLPVSVTAIGAIGSLEQLPEALREREAAPRVRMPLEDLVLLRD